In a single window of the Nodularia spumigena CCY9414 genome:
- a CDS encoding response regulator transcription factor, giving the protein MYTSESIKYSTRAEIGQTSRILVVEDEELIQEMLAVALEEEGFGVITAPDGRSAVEYLKSCEPNSGEPPFDLIILDLMLPHINGLDICRLLRHQGNPVPILILSAKGSETDRVLGLEVGADDYLTKPFSMRELVARCRALLRRQRLSSLPQLQVLKHKNVTLNPQECRVLVRDQEVSLSPKEFRLLELFMSYARRVWSREQLLDQVWGPEFVGDSKTVDVHIRWLREKLEEDPSHPEYIVTVRGFGYRFG; this is encoded by the coding sequence ATGTATACCAGTGAATCAATCAAGTACTCTACCAGAGCAGAAATCGGACAAACGAGCCGGATTCTAGTGGTAGAAGATGAAGAATTAATCCAGGAAATGCTAGCTGTAGCATTGGAAGAAGAAGGTTTTGGCGTAATAACTGCCCCCGATGGGCGGTCGGCTGTAGAATATCTCAAAAGTTGTGAACCCAACTCAGGGGAACCGCCCTTTGATTTAATAATTCTTGATTTGATGCTACCTCATATTAATGGGCTAGATATCTGCCGCTTATTGCGTCACCAAGGAAACCCAGTACCAATTTTGATTCTGAGTGCTAAAGGTAGTGAAACTGATCGCGTTTTGGGGTTAGAGGTAGGAGCAGATGATTACCTGACTAAACCCTTTAGCATGAGAGAATTAGTGGCTCGCTGTCGGGCGCTACTGCGTCGCCAACGCTTAAGTAGTTTGCCACAACTACAAGTCCTAAAACATAAGAATGTCACTTTAAATCCCCAAGAGTGCCGTGTGCTGGTTCGTGATCAAGAGGTGAGTTTGTCTCCCAAAGAGTTTCGCTTGCTGGAACTGTTTATGAGTTACGCTCGTCGAGTCTGGTCTCGTGAGCAATTGCTAGATCAGGTTTGGGGACCAGAATTTGTGGGTGACAGTAAAACTGTAGATGTTCATATTCGCTGGTTACGGGAAAAACTAGAAGAAGACCCTAGTCATCCAGAATATATTGTGACTGTCAGAGGGTTTGGCTATCGGTTTGGATAA
- the phoU gene encoding phosphate signaling complex protein PhoU — translation MEAALYDHNSNPKNPQLARAIRRLERDVLRMGALVEQSFRLSHQALFARDLTAAEELPRLDKKIDRFYRQIESDCTAIMTLQAPTAQDLRCLSAFMQLVRDLERIGDYAEDLGHIAVKIFPYPSHPSLPDIENMSHHGQAMLATSLKALADLDEVGGRGLKHLDDAVDNAYDRVYQTLAQQRDVPGVVEPILLLALAIRCLERMADHATNIGQRVAYIVTGQRF, via the coding sequence GTGGAAGCTGCCTTGTATGATCACAATTCCAACCCTAAAAATCCCCAGTTAGCACGTGCTATTAGACGCTTAGAACGGGACGTATTACGTATGGGAGCTTTGGTAGAACAATCGTTTCGCCTCAGCCACCAAGCGTTATTTGCTCGTGATTTAACAGCAGCTGAGGAACTTCCCCGATTAGATAAAAAAATTGATCGCTTTTATAGACAAATAGAATCAGATTGTACAGCAATCATGACTCTGCAAGCACCTACGGCTCAAGATTTACGCTGTTTAAGTGCCTTTATGCAGTTAGTGCGAGACTTAGAGCGCATTGGCGATTATGCTGAAGATTTAGGGCATATTGCTGTTAAAATCTTTCCTTACCCCTCTCATCCGTCTTTACCAGATATTGAAAATATGTCTCATCATGGACAAGCAATGCTAGCAACGAGTTTAAAAGCCTTAGCTGATTTGGATGAAGTAGGTGGACGAGGTTTAAAGCACCTGGATGATGCTGTAGATAATGCCTATGATCGTGTTTATCAGACTTTAGCCCAGCAACGGGATGTACCTGGAGTAGTGGAGCCAATTTTGCTGCTAGCACTGGCAATTCGTTGTCTGGAACGTATGGCAGACCATGCCACTAATATTGGTCAGAGAGTAGCATACATTGTCACCGGACAACGGTTTTAA
- a CDS encoding sensor histidine kinase encodes MLLLGFFLGLAVGIGFWIWQQVQLRRYLGRVLQPLSSGSSKIVLPLIPRLQREIATVKQQRQDLQQSLQTYQDLLDFAPLGYLQVDEENQLLWCNQQAREILYLQRWQAGQVRLLLELVRSYELDHLVEQTRDEQKPQTREWVFHPSCDDALQMPTVKSLSLRGSSLPLPNGQVGVFLENRQPLLNMNQERDRSFSDLAHELRTPLTSIRLVVETLQNRLDPPLSRWVNRLMQEVDRLINLVQSWLELTQMEANPTMQLHLEVLEVRSLIASVWETLEPLTQKQHLSIDYSGPENLWIKADPARLYQVFLNLLDNSIKYSPPGTTIQIQAKILSAQDTNNSDRAVTVLEINLIDSGLGFSEADLPYIFERFYRGDKARTHSSLPENNSLGTIVGNGLGLAIVRQIIVAHGGSIKAMNNPETGGAWMQLQLPEVMANSRSRDYNNGRLKNPE; translated from the coding sequence ATGCTCTTATTGGGATTTTTTTTGGGTTTAGCGGTAGGTATTGGGTTTTGGATTTGGCAACAGGTTCAATTAAGGCGCTACTTGGGGCGCGTACTGCAACCGTTAAGCTCTGGTTCTTCTAAAATTGTGCTACCGCTCATACCTCGTTTGCAGCGTGAAATAGCAACAGTTAAGCAGCAGCGACAAGATTTGCAACAGTCACTACAAACCTACCAAGACTTACTCGATTTTGCACCCCTGGGATATTTGCAGGTCGATGAAGAAAATCAATTGCTGTGGTGCAATCAGCAAGCACGAGAAATATTGTATCTACAAAGATGGCAAGCAGGACAGGTGCGCTTGTTGCTGGAGTTGGTGCGGTCTTATGAACTTGACCATTTAGTTGAACAAACTCGTGATGAGCAGAAACCACAGACAAGGGAGTGGGTATTTCACCCATCTTGTGATGATGCGCTACAGATGCCAACTGTGAAATCACTGAGTTTGCGAGGATCTAGTTTACCTTTACCCAACGGACAAGTAGGGGTTTTCTTAGAAAATCGCCAACCTTTGCTGAATATGAATCAAGAACGCGATCGCTCTTTTTCTGATCTAGCCCACGAACTGAGAACGCCATTGACTTCCATTCGTTTGGTTGTGGAAACTTTACAAAACCGCCTCGATCCGCCCTTAAGTCGTTGGGTGAATCGGCTAATGCAGGAAGTGGATCGGCTAATTAACTTGGTGCAAAGCTGGTTGGAACTGACCCAAATGGAAGCAAATCCCACGATGCAATTACATCTAGAAGTTTTGGAAGTGCGATCGCTGATTGCGTCTGTTTGGGAAACATTAGAACCATTAACGCAAAAGCAACATCTCTCTATTGACTATTCTGGGCCAGAAAATCTGTGGATTAAAGCCGACCCCGCCCGATTGTATCAAGTTTTCCTCAACTTGCTGGATAATAGTATCAAATACAGTCCTCCGGGTACGACTATTCAAATCCAAGCAAAAATCTTATCTGCACAAGATACTAATAATAGCGATCGCGCTGTCACTGTTTTGGAAATAAATCTTATTGATTCGGGACTAGGCTTTTCCGAAGCAGATTTACCTTATATTTTTGAGCGATTTTACCGGGGAGATAAAGCGCGTACTCATTCCTCATTACCAGAAAATAATTCTCTGGGGACAATTGTGGGTAATGGTTTAGGTTTAGCCATCGTCCGGCAAATTATTGTCGCCCACGGCGGTTCCATCAAAGCTATGAACAATCCAGAAACTGGTGGAGCTTGGATGCAACTTCAACTTCCTGAAGTTATGGCAAACTCCCGCAGCCGAGATTATAACAATGGTAGGTTGAAAAACCCGGAGTAA
- a CDS encoding Crp/Fnr family transcriptional regulator yields MMSSTSLTPNLSNVSNGTKPSGELPQRLFTRRELIPPEKDVMWRIERGAVRTLTWSEEGIFITLGYWGAGDLIGYSLSKVEPYHIECVTSVEVSIIPPHLWYKDINAFVSHIQDSEELLSIVHLKPMSLRLGKFLLWLSEKFGRDVEQGKLIDLNITHQEISEVLNTTRVTVTRLLQQFEEQGALLRYKRQIILLAPNKLIKNIV; encoded by the coding sequence ATGATGTCTTCCACAAGTCTCACCCCTAACTTATCTAATGTATCGAATGGAACTAAACCCAGTGGGGAATTACCACAAAGGTTATTTACCCGCAGAGAACTAATTCCGCCTGAAAAGGATGTAATGTGGCGCATTGAACGTGGAGCAGTTCGTACCTTAACCTGGAGTGAAGAAGGAATATTTATTACCCTAGGTTATTGGGGTGCTGGTGATCTGATTGGCTATTCTTTATCAAAAGTTGAACCCTACCATATTGAATGCGTGACAAGCGTAGAAGTAAGCATTATACCGCCTCACCTGTGGTATAAAGATATTAATGCTTTTGTGTCGCACATTCAAGATTCAGAAGAGCTTTTAAGTATTGTACATCTGAAACCGATGTCGTTACGTTTGGGGAAATTTTTGCTGTGGTTAAGTGAAAAATTTGGACGTGATGTGGAACAGGGTAAATTAATTGACCTAAATATTACACATCAGGAAATATCCGAAGTATTAAATACAACTCGTGTTACTGTAACACGGCTTCTACAGCAGTTTGAAGAACAAGGAGCCTTATTACGCTATAAGCGGCAAATTATTCTTCTTGCGCCAAATAAATTAATCAAAAATATAGTATAA